One genomic segment of Natrononativus amylolyticus includes these proteins:
- a CDS encoding SDR family oxidoreductase, whose protein sequence is MAKTTTFDFEGTVAVITGASGALGSAAVDRFRGAGATVCAVDVVSPDDDDAQLDPDDRTHFYQADLTDEEAVADVVDRIVDDHDRIDHLLNVAGTWRGGDPIEETGLEEFEFLLDVNLKSAFLTSKHALPELQRREGAIVSVSARSSLEGGVGDGPYRITKAGIRLLTETLAEENRGTVRANCVMPSVIDTPMNREMMPDADHDSWVDPTEIADVMAFLCSDGAAVTSGAAVPVYGEA, encoded by the coding sequence ATGGCGAAGACGACCACGTTCGACTTCGAGGGAACCGTCGCGGTGATCACCGGCGCGAGCGGCGCACTCGGCAGCGCCGCCGTCGACCGCTTCCGGGGGGCTGGCGCGACCGTCTGCGCCGTCGACGTCGTTTCCCCGGACGATGACGACGCGCAGCTGGATCCGGACGACCGAACCCACTTCTACCAGGCCGATCTCACCGACGAGGAAGCCGTCGCCGACGTCGTCGATCGGATCGTCGACGACCACGACCGGATCGACCACCTGCTGAACGTCGCCGGCACCTGGCGCGGCGGCGATCCGATCGAAGAAACGGGACTCGAGGAGTTCGAGTTTCTACTGGACGTCAACCTCAAATCCGCGTTCCTGACCTCGAAACACGCCCTTCCCGAACTGCAGCGACGGGAGGGAGCGATCGTGAGCGTCAGCGCCCGCTCCTCGCTCGAGGGTGGGGTGGGAGACGGCCCCTACCGGATCACGAAGGCGGGGATTCGACTGTTGACGGAGACGCTGGCCGAGGAGAACCGGGGGACGGTGCGGGCGAACTGCGTGATGCCGAGCGTCATCGACACGCCGATGAACCGGGAGATGATGCCCGACGCCGATCACGACTCGTGGGTCGATCCGACCGAAATCGCGGACGTGATGGCGTTTCTCTGCAGCGACGGTGCCGCGGTCACGAGTGGGGCCGCCGTCCCCGTCTACGGGGAGGCGTAG
- a CDS encoding branched-chain amino acid ABC transporter permease has translation MGVGNVGDSLPNDVNELRERLSSLSGQELFALIIVLGIAILLLDLVRRLVMGELAPGRLWRYLWNGLVDSLYIALAAIGLSMTYSILRFANFSHGDLVTTGAFSGWAVAWLIGGWGVYSVGELVLFSPTPAGPTGGELGMDVLASPVAILVGLVMAALLTIAVALAIDRLVYRRMRDAGGIALLIASVGVALALRYLIGVFWTVESHSATASSPILTDLPGWVPVQRINLHELTLVAIAIALIAGLHLLLQYTKLGKAMRAMADNKDLALITGIPTERVIFATWTIGAGLAGVAGYLIVLDRGQFSINIGWFLLLLIFAAVILGGIGSIYGALVGSLVIGITINVSLIWIPSDMNEIAAFTLMILILIVKPDGLLGGVETA, from the coding sequence ATGGGTGTTGGTAACGTAGGGGATAGTCTTCCGAACGACGTCAATGAGTTACGGGAGCGGTTGTCGTCGTTGTCCGGTCAGGAACTGTTCGCACTGATCATCGTACTGGGAATCGCGATTCTCCTCCTCGACCTCGTCCGCAGACTCGTGATGGGCGAGCTCGCGCCGGGGCGACTGTGGCGGTACCTGTGGAACGGGCTCGTCGACTCGCTGTATATCGCGCTGGCCGCGATCGGTCTCTCGATGACCTACAGCATCCTTCGGTTCGCCAACTTCTCGCACGGCGACCTGGTGACGACGGGCGCGTTCTCCGGGTGGGCGGTCGCGTGGCTGATCGGCGGCTGGGGAGTGTACAGCGTCGGCGAACTCGTCCTGTTCAGTCCGACGCCGGCGGGGCCGACGGGTGGCGAACTCGGCATGGACGTGTTAGCGTCACCCGTCGCGATTCTGGTCGGATTGGTGATGGCCGCGCTGCTAACCATCGCGGTGGCGCTGGCGATCGACAGACTGGTGTACAGGCGGATGCGGGACGCGGGCGGGATCGCGCTGCTCATCGCGAGCGTCGGAGTTGCGCTGGCACTGCGGTACCTCATCGGCGTATTCTGGACCGTCGAGTCGCACTCGGCGACGGCGAGTTCGCCGATCCTCACGGACTTGCCCGGGTGGGTCCCAGTCCAGCGGATCAACCTTCACGAGCTGACGCTCGTCGCCATCGCGATCGCGTTGATCGCGGGGCTCCACCTCTTGCTCCAGTACACGAAACTCGGCAAGGCGATGCGTGCGATGGCCGACAACAAGGACCTTGCGCTGATCACGGGCATCCCGACCGAGCGCGTGATCTTCGCGACGTGGACGATCGGCGCGGGGCTCGCGGGCGTCGCGGGCTACCTCATCGTCCTCGACCGCGGTCAGTTCTCGATCAACATCGGCTGGTTCCTCCTGTTGCTGATCTTCGCTGCGGTGATCCTCGGCGGGATCGGCTCGATCTACGGAGCGCTGGTCGGCTCGCTCGTGATCGGAATCACGATCAACGTCTCGCTCATCTGGATTCCGTCGGACATGAACGAGATCGCGGCGTTCACGCTGATGATCCTGATCCTGATCGTCAAACCGGACGGCTTACTCGGAGGTGTTGAAACGGCATGA
- a CDS encoding branched-chain amino acid ABC transporter permease, with amino-acid sequence MSGEEPSGGPETDAAETPSGDSEESAMIRPKWRDDILYIGKIVVATYVLFFVVGVLSGAGINATVGTLQAITFWAALFALSALALNLHWGYTGMFNIGVAGFMAIGAYTMSMAVASPDGSPAGLGLPIPIGILLGVIAAGIAGLVLVIPTLRVRADYFAIVTLGFSEIVRLSVQSNALRRIGGTDYGTGGGQGIRAPRSRDVIPWLFDQPIVGDVGDVFLAIGEAVGVASSVVIRGMYTGVLILFVIAFYVLLTRIAYSPFGRLLKAIREDELAARALGKRTDRAKIAAFALGCALMGLVGTLWMGSRTHISPDNFMPLITFYVFVALIVGGSGSNTGSVVGGFVFAAFIFEGPRFLRTMVRTNLGTDFPRTAYGAFAELGAGDPTALIGFVLFQQADELRYIILGVVLVVLMIKRPDGLLGHRKEISAAVDLTRRGPVADGGRPTAGAGDHEPAAEHGGDRDE; translated from the coding sequence ATGAGTGGTGAAGAGCCAAGCGGCGGTCCAGAGACGGACGCGGCGGAGACACCGAGCGGTGACAGTGAGGAGTCCGCGATGATCCGACCGAAGTGGCGCGACGACATCCTCTACATCGGCAAGATCGTCGTCGCGACGTACGTCCTGTTCTTCGTCGTGGGCGTGCTGTCCGGCGCGGGTATCAACGCGACGGTCGGGACGCTCCAGGCGATCACGTTCTGGGCCGCGCTCTTTGCGCTGAGTGCGCTCGCGCTCAACCTCCACTGGGGGTACACGGGAATGTTCAACATCGGCGTCGCCGGTTTCATGGCGATCGGCGCCTACACGATGTCGATGGCCGTCGCGTCGCCGGACGGCTCGCCGGCGGGCCTCGGGTTACCGATCCCGATCGGCATCCTCCTCGGCGTGATCGCCGCGGGGATCGCCGGTCTGGTGCTGGTGATTCCAACGCTGCGCGTGCGCGCGGACTATTTCGCGATCGTCACGCTTGGGTTCTCCGAGATCGTACGCCTGTCGGTCCAGTCCAACGCCCTTCGCCGGATCGGCGGAACCGACTACGGCACCGGCGGCGGACAGGGGATCCGGGCGCCACGCAGCAGGGACGTCATCCCCTGGCTGTTCGACCAGCCGATCGTCGGCGACGTGGGCGACGTCTTCCTGGCGATCGGCGAAGCCGTCGGCGTCGCGTCGTCGGTGGTCATTCGCGGGATGTACACCGGCGTCCTGATCCTGTTCGTCATCGCGTTCTACGTCCTGCTGACGCGAATCGCGTACTCGCCGTTCGGCCGCCTGCTGAAGGCGATCCGGGAGGACGAACTGGCTGCGAGGGCGCTCGGCAAGCGAACGGACCGGGCGAAGATCGCGGCGTTCGCGCTCGGCTGTGCGCTGATGGGGCTCGTCGGCACGCTCTGGATGGGCAGTCGCACGCACATCAGCCCGGACAACTTCATGCCGCTGATCACGTTCTACGTCTTCGTCGCGCTGATCGTCGGCGGTTCGGGCTCGAACACCGGTAGCGTCGTCGGCGGCTTCGTGTTCGCGGCGTTCATCTTCGAGGGACCGCGGTTCCTCCGAACGATGGTCCGGACGAACCTCGGAACCGACTTCCCGCGAACGGCCTACGGCGCCTTCGCCGAACTCGGCGCGGGGGACCCGACGGCGCTCATCGGCTTCGTGCTGTTCCAGCAAGCAGACGAGCTCCGGTACATCATCCTGGGGGTCGTGCTAGTCGTCCTGATGATCAAGCGACCCGACGGCCTGCTGGGCCACCGCAAGGAGATCTCCGCGGCCGTCGATCTGACCCGACGGGGCCCGGTCGCTGACGGCGGTCGGCCGACGGCCGGCGCCGGGGACCACGAACCCGCAGCCGAACACGGAGGTGATCGCGATGAGTGA
- a CDS encoding ABC transporter ATP-binding protein has product MSDAEPNADDLAIDQAESESGNERDATVTDRRVVESPILEVENLEKHFGGIVAVDGASFAVERGSMTGLIGPNGAGKSTTFNCITGVHRPSGGRVAFDGEVITGQQPNEVAERGLVRTFQIARELPEMTVLENMMLAPKGQLGESMWRSILPGLRNEVIEQEEELRERSWEMLEFFEIDHLAEEYAKNLSGGQRKLLELARALQTEPEMLMLDEPMAGVNPTLERKILAHIHELREQGYTFLIVEHDMDVIMNNCEHVIVMHQGSVLDEGPPEKIKENEQVIEAYLGGEV; this is encoded by the coding sequence ATGAGTGATGCCGAACCGAACGCTGACGACCTCGCCATCGACCAAGCCGAGAGCGAATCGGGGAACGAACGCGACGCGACGGTGACCGACCGGCGGGTCGTCGAGTCACCCATCCTCGAGGTCGAGAACCTCGAGAAGCACTTCGGCGGCATCGTGGCGGTCGACGGCGCCAGCTTCGCCGTCGAGCGCGGCTCGATGACTGGGCTGATCGGTCCGAACGGCGCCGGAAAGTCGACGACGTTCAACTGTATCACCGGCGTTCACCGCCCCAGCGGAGGACGGGTCGCCTTCGACGGGGAGGTGATCACCGGCCAGCAGCCCAACGAGGTCGCAGAGCGCGGACTGGTCCGCACGTTCCAGATCGCGCGCGAGCTACCGGAGATGACCGTCCTCGAGAACATGATGCTGGCGCCGAAAGGCCAGCTCGGTGAGTCTATGTGGCGGTCGATCCTCCCGGGGCTCCGCAACGAGGTGATCGAGCAGGAAGAGGAGCTCCGCGAACGGTCCTGGGAGATGCTCGAGTTCTTCGAGATCGACCACCTCGCCGAGGAGTACGCGAAGAATCTCTCGGGCGGGCAGCGAAAGCTGCTCGAACTCGCCCGCGCGCTCCAGACGGAGCCGGAGATGCTGATGCTCGACGAGCCGATGGCCGGCGTCAACCCGACGCTCGAGCGCAAGATCTTAGCGCACATCCACGAACTCCGCGAGCAGGGGTACACCTTCCTCATCGTCGAGCACGACATGGACGTCATCATGAACAACTGTGAACACGTAATCGTCATGCACCAGGGATCGGTCCTCGACGAGGGGCCGCCGGAGAAGATCAAGGAGAACGAACAGGTTATCGAAGCCTACCTCGGAGGTGAGGTCTGA
- a CDS encoding ABC transporter ATP-binding protein, giving the protein MSMLDVSGLDSGYGDLQIVDDVDLTVADGEYVTIVGPNGAGKSTVMKSIFGLTTHMGGSITFAGEEISGYRPEDIITTGIGYVPQNDNVFPSLSVMENLEMGAYILDEVPQDRLERIFDRFPILEERRGQTAGDLSGGQRQMLAMGRALMLDPDLLLLDEPSAGLAPDLVAEMFDRIDRINDDGTGILLVEQNAKEALRRCNRGYVLVQGQNRYVDSGDALLANEQVRQDFLGG; this is encoded by the coding sequence ATGTCGATGCTCGATGTGAGCGGGCTGGACTCCGGCTACGGCGATCTCCAGATCGTCGACGACGTCGACCTCACGGTCGCAGACGGCGAGTACGTCACCATCGTCGGTCCCAACGGCGCCGGCAAGTCGACGGTGATGAAGTCGATCTTCGGGCTGACGACCCACATGGGCGGCTCGATCACGTTCGCCGGCGAGGAGATCAGCGGCTACCGCCCGGAGGACATCATCACGACCGGCATCGGGTACGTTCCGCAGAACGACAACGTCTTCCCGTCGCTGTCGGTGATGGAGAACCTCGAGATGGGGGCGTACATCCTGGACGAGGTCCCCCAGGATCGCCTCGAGCGGATCTTCGATCGGTTCCCGATCCTCGAGGAGCGACGGGGGCAGACGGCGGGCGACCTGAGCGGCGGCCAGCGACAGATGCTGGCGATGGGACGGGCGCTCATGCTCGATCCCGACCTCCTGTTGCTCGACGAGCCGAGCGCCGGGCTGGCGCCGGACCTCGTCGCGGAGATGTTCGACCGAATCGACCGCATCAACGACGACGGAACCGGCATCCTGCTGGTCGAGCAGAACGCGAAGGAGGCCCTCAGGCGGTGTAACCGCGGCTACGTGCTGGTCCAGGGTCAGAACCGCTACGTCGACTCCGGCGACGCGCTGCTCGCGAACGAGCAGGTTCGACAGGACTTCCTGGGCGGCTGA
- a CDS encoding ABC transporter substrate-binding protein, with the protein MARHVSRRRVLAGIGATGTFSIAGCLDAIGGGDNGDDADAMVGILQPESGDLGDLGTPIADAAELPGIQLENDGADFTIDLRREDTETTPDVGVDRAQALLDAGYPSVTGAASSAVTITCAEDVWIPNEVVAISPASTSPAITDMDGRWLLRTAPSDAWQGDAMAEIAVEREDADEIATMYLNNDYGQGLNDEFVAGCEDRGSEVIAEVPFEPEQPSYDSELESTVGEEPDLLMVVGYPESGQVIFRNFYSDFDDGTTILVPDGLIDPSLPGQVDNPMENVIGTAPSARGDGRDDFIGLYEDEFGREPGVFNAQAYDATAVHILATLRAGEVDGPAIADNIREVANPDGEEVGPGNLDEGLEMAANGDEIQYRGASGPVEFDDNGDPVAVTYDIGRYSADGYDVEDTIEYES; encoded by the coding sequence ATGGCACGGCATGTCAGTAGACGGAGGGTGCTTGCTGGAATCGGTGCGACGGGAACGTTCTCGATCGCTGGCTGTTTGGACGCGATCGGCGGCGGCGACAACGGGGACGATGCGGACGCGATGGTCGGCATTCTCCAGCCCGAGTCGGGTGACCTCGGTGACCTGGGGACGCCAATCGCCGACGCCGCCGAGCTTCCGGGTATCCAGCTCGAGAACGACGGAGCCGACTTCACCATCGACCTCCGGCGTGAGGACACGGAAACGACCCCCGACGTCGGGGTCGACCGCGCGCAGGCGCTGCTCGACGCGGGGTATCCGTCGGTTACGGGTGCGGCGTCCTCGGCCGTGACGATCACCTGTGCGGAGGACGTCTGGATCCCCAACGAGGTCGTCGCGATCTCGCCGGCGAGTACGTCCCCCGCGATCACCGACATGGACGGACGGTGGCTGCTGCGTACCGCGCCGAGCGACGCGTGGCAGGGCGACGCCATGGCCGAGATCGCCGTCGAGCGCGAGGACGCGGACGAGATCGCCACGATGTACCTGAACAACGACTACGGCCAGGGACTGAACGACGAGTTCGTCGCCGGCTGTGAGGACCGCGGCTCGGAAGTCATCGCGGAGGTTCCGTTCGAGCCCGAGCAGCCGTCGTACGACTCCGAACTCGAGAGCACGGTCGGGGAGGAACCCGACCTGCTGATGGTCGTCGGCTACCCGGAGAGCGGTCAGGTCATCTTCCGGAACTTCTACTCCGACTTCGACGACGGGACGACGATCCTCGTCCCCGACGGCCTCATCGACCCGTCGCTGCCCGGTCAGGTCGACAACCCGATGGAGAACGTGATCGGGACGGCGCCGTCGGCCCGCGGTGACGGACGGGACGACTTCATCGGCCTGTACGAGGACGAGTTCGGTCGCGAACCCGGCGTCTTCAACGCGCAGGCGTACGACGCGACGGCGGTGCACATCCTCGCGACGCTCCGCGCCGGCGAGGTCGACGGCCCCGCGATCGCGGACAACATCCGCGAAGTGGCCAACCCAGACGGCGAGGAGGTCGGTCCCGGAAACCTCGACGAGGGCCTCGAGATGGCCGCCAACGGCGACGAGATCCAGTATCGCGGTGCGTCCGGTCCCGTCGAGTTCGACGACAACGGCGACCCGGTGGCCGTCACCTACGACATCGGTCGCTACAGCGCCGACGGCTACGACGTCGAGGACACGATCGAGTACGAGTCCTGA
- a CDS encoding acyl-CoA carboxylase subunit beta, which produces MEDRIEELEELREEALLGGGEKRIERQHEKGKMTARERIDYFLDEGTFTEFDQLRTHQTSNFGMEERKVLGDGVVTGYGEVDGRTVFVFAHDFTVFGGSLGEVFAEKITKVMDMAMEVGAPIVGLNDSAGARIQEGVKSLAGFTEIFRRNQEASGVVPQISAIMGPCAGGAVYSPSITDFIFMVKDTSHMYITGPGVTKTVTGEDVTHEELGGAMTHAGKTGVAQFACQSEEQALDDIKRLLSYLPQNNVEDPPRVDPWDDPDRRDDQLKSIVPDSPQKPYDMTNVIDSVVDEGSFFEVAENFAKNIVVGFGRLDGRSVGLVANQPRVNAGTLTVDASMKGSRFVRFCDSFNIPIVTFVDVPGYMPGTDQEHSGIIRHGAKLLYAYSEATVPLLTVITRKAYGGAYCVMASKNLGADVNYAWPTAEIAVMGPQGAVNILYREELAESDDPDALRDELIEEYREEFANPYTATDKGFLDDVIHPTETRLRLIDDLEMLETKRERNPDKKHGNIPL; this is translated from the coding sequence ATGGAGGATCGAATCGAGGAACTCGAGGAGCTCCGTGAGGAGGCGTTACTCGGTGGCGGTGAGAAGCGAATCGAGCGCCAGCACGAGAAGGGGAAGATGACCGCCCGCGAACGGATCGACTACTTCCTCGACGAAGGGACGTTCACCGAATTCGATCAGCTTCGAACCCACCAGACGAGCAACTTCGGGATGGAAGAGCGGAAGGTCCTCGGTGACGGCGTCGTGACGGGTTACGGCGAGGTCGACGGCCGTACCGTCTTCGTCTTCGCACACGACTTCACCGTCTTCGGCGGCTCGCTCGGCGAGGTGTTCGCCGAGAAGATCACCAAGGTGATGGACATGGCGATGGAGGTCGGCGCCCCGATCGTCGGGCTCAACGATTCGGCGGGGGCGCGGATCCAGGAGGGCGTCAAGAGCCTGGCCGGCTTCACCGAAATCTTCCGGCGCAACCAGGAGGCTAGCGGCGTCGTGCCCCAAATCTCTGCGATCATGGGTCCTTGTGCCGGCGGCGCCGTCTACTCGCCGTCGATTACGGATTTCATCTTCATGGTGAAGGACACGAGCCACATGTACATCACCGGCCCCGGCGTGACGAAGACGGTCACCGGCGAGGACGTCACCCACGAGGAGCTGGGCGGAGCGATGACCCACGCCGGTAAGACCGGCGTCGCCCAGTTCGCCTGCCAGTCCGAAGAACAGGCCCTCGACGACATCAAGCGCCTCCTCTCGTACCTCCCGCAGAACAACGTCGAGGACCCCCCGCGGGTCGACCCCTGGGACGACCCGGATCGGCGCGACGACCAGCTGAAATCGATCGTTCCGGACAGCCCACAGAAGCCCTACGACATGACGAACGTCATCGACAGCGTGGTCGACGAGGGCTCGTTCTTCGAGGTGGCGGAGAACTTCGCGAAGAACATCGTCGTCGGCTTCGGCCGCCTCGACGGTCGCTCCGTGGGGCTCGTGGCGAACCAGCCCCGCGTCAACGCCGGTACGCTCACCGTCGACGCCTCGATGAAGGGATCGCGGTTCGTTCGCTTCTGTGACTCCTTCAACATCCCCATCGTCACCTTCGTCGACGTCCCCGGCTACATGCCCGGCACCGACCAGGAACACAGCGGCATCATCCGCCACGGCGCGAAACTGCTCTACGCGTACTCCGAGGCCACCGTTCCGCTGCTGACGGTCATCACGCGCAAGGCCTACGGCGGCGCCTACTGCGTGATGGCCTCGAAAAATCTCGGCGCCGACGTCAACTACGCCTGGCCGACCGCCGAGATCGCCGTCATGGGTCCCCAGGGCGCGGTCAATATCCTCTACCGGGAGGAACTCGCCGAGTCCGACGATCCCGACGCCCTGCGCGACGAACTCATCGAGGAGTACCGCGAGGAGTTCGCCAACCCATACACGGCGACGGACAAGGGTTTCCTCGACGACGTCATCCACCCGACCGAAACCCGCCTTCGTCTGATCGACGACCTCGAGATGCTCGAGACGAAGCGCGAACGGAACCCGGACAAGAAACACGGCAACATCCCGCTCTGA
- a CDS encoding class I SAM-dependent methyltransferase, whose protein sequence is MTVDSSPTLDVSEYYSSDEVVAEYSSAAENGLSDIERTVIDTYFTDEDATVLDLGCGAGRTTTVLSQRGFDVIGLDLVRSLVDRAKTTSSGIEFVTGNACSLPFESESFEYVLFSWNGIDHINPEELRYWALQEVHRVLKPDGVFAFSTHNFWSAFVIRSFDVKGVQRFVEFWVQNLRRGQIISKYKISNNFSIDSVKIYYIRPRAQKQQLRNCGFDPLRIVRPGGPLQRWFDHPYYVARKIDRCDIGA, encoded by the coding sequence ATGACCGTCGATTCATCCCCCACCCTAGACGTGAGCGAGTACTACAGCTCAGACGAAGTCGTTGCGGAGTACTCGTCGGCGGCCGAGAACGGACTGAGCGACATCGAACGGACAGTTATCGACACGTACTTCACCGACGAGGATGCGACAGTCCTCGATCTGGGTTGTGGGGCCGGCCGAACGACGACCGTGCTCAGTCAAAGGGGATTCGACGTGATTGGCCTGGATCTAGTACGCTCGCTCGTCGATCGGGCGAAAACGACTTCTTCGGGAATAGAGTTCGTCACCGGCAACGCCTGTTCGCTCCCCTTCGAGAGCGAATCGTTCGAATACGTCCTGTTTTCGTGGAACGGAATCGACCACATCAACCCCGAAGAGCTTCGATACTGGGCCCTTCAAGAGGTTCACCGGGTGCTAAAACCCGATGGCGTGTTCGCCTTTAGCACGCACAACTTCTGGAGCGCGTTCGTGATCCGATCGTTCGACGTCAAGGGGGTACAGCGGTTCGTCGAGTTCTGGGTCCAGAACCTGCGACGCGGACAGATAATTTCGAAATACAAGATCAGCAATAATTTCTCTATAGATTCGGTGAAAATATACTACATTCGGCCGCGCGCGCAAAAACAACAGCTTCGAAACTGCGGATTCGATCCGCTCCGAATTGTGCGGCCCGGCGGCCCCCTCCAGCGGTGGTTCGATCACCCGTATTACGTTGCGCGTAAAATAGACAGATGCGATATCGGGGCGTAA
- a CDS encoding acetyl-CoA carboxylase biotin carboxylase subunit: protein MFRKVLVANRGEIAVRVMRACEELNVGTVAIYSEADSESGHVRYADEAYNVGPARAADSYLDHEAVLEAARKADADAIHPGYGFLAENAAFAAKVEAEDGITWIGPSSESMETLGEKTKARRVMADADVPIVPGTTDPVTDPDEVRAFGDEHGYPIAIKAEGGGGGRGMKVVEDESEVADQLESARREGEAYFDNDSVYLERYLEAPRHIEVQIIADQQGNVRHLGERDCSLQRRHQKVIEEGPSPALDDDMRERIGEAARRGVKASDYVNAGTVEFLVEGGEFYFLEVNTRIQVEHCVTEEITGIDIVKWQIRVAAGEELGFSQDDVEIDGHAMEFRINAENAAKEFQPAPGGKLTTYDPPGGVGVRLDDALRQGDTIVTDYDSMIAKLIVHGEDRDECIARSLRALREYDIEGVTTIVPFHRLMLTDETFVAGEHTTKYLDEELDRSRLEEAQEQWGTEETASGDDEEVVEREFTVEVNGKRFEVNLEERGAATLPTASGGEGSSGRPEPAGGDSGGSEAAIEGDGERVAAEMQGTILSVEVEEGEEVAAGDVLVVLEAMKMENDIVASRGGTVTQIAVSEGESVDMGDPLVVLE, encoded by the coding sequence ATGTTCCGGAAGGTTCTCGTGGCCAACCGCGGCGAGATCGCTGTTCGAGTAATGCGGGCGTGTGAGGAGTTGAACGTCGGAACCGTCGCGATCTACTCGGAGGCCGACTCGGAGTCGGGGCACGTCAGGTACGCCGACGAGGCGTACAACGTCGGACCGGCGCGAGCAGCCGACTCGTACCTCGACCACGAGGCGGTCCTCGAGGCCGCACGGAAGGCCGACGCCGACGCGATCCACCCCGGCTACGGCTTCCTCGCGGAGAACGCCGCGTTCGCCGCGAAGGTCGAAGCCGAAGACGGCATCACCTGGATCGGCCCCTCGAGCGAGTCGATGGAGACGCTGGGCGAGAAGACGAAAGCCCGGCGCGTGATGGCCGACGCCGACGTCCCGATCGTTCCCGGCACCACGGACCCGGTCACCGATCCCGACGAAGTTCGGGCGTTCGGCGACGAACACGGCTATCCCATCGCGATCAAGGCAGAAGGCGGCGGCGGCGGTCGCGGAATGAAGGTCGTCGAAGACGAGAGCGAGGTCGCAGACCAGCTCGAGAGCGCCCGACGCGAGGGAGAGGCCTATTTCGACAACGACTCGGTGTACCTCGAGCGCTACCTCGAGGCGCCCCGTCACATCGAGGTCCAGATCATCGCCGACCAGCAGGGCAACGTCCGCCACCTCGGCGAGCGGGACTGCTCACTCCAGCGCCGTCACCAGAAGGTCATCGAGGAGGGCCCCTCACCGGCGCTCGACGACGATATGCGCGAGCGGATCGGCGAGGCCGCCCGCCGCGGGGTCAAGGCCTCCGACTACGTCAACGCCGGCACCGTGGAGTTCCTGGTCGAGGGCGGCGAGTTCTACTTCCTCGAGGTCAACACCCGTATCCAGGTCGAACACTGCGTCACCGAGGAGATCACGGGCATCGACATCGTGAAGTGGCAGATCCGCGTCGCCGCGGGCGAGGAACTCGGCTTCAGCCAGGACGACGTCGAGATCGACGGCCACGCGATGGAGTTCCGGATCAACGCAGAGAACGCCGCCAAGGAGTTCCAGCCCGCCCCCGGCGGGAAACTCACGACGTACGACCCGCCGGGTGGCGTCGGCGTTCGCCTCGACGACGCGCTCCGTCAGGGCGATACGATCGTCACCGACTACGACTCGATGATCGCGAAGCTCATCGTCCACGGCGAGGACCGCGACGAGTGTATCGCCCGCTCGCTGCGGGCGCTCCGCGAGTACGACATCGAGGGCGTGACGACCATCGTGCCGTTCCACCGGCTGATGCTCACGGACGAGACGTTCGTCGCCGGCGAGCACACGACGAAGTACCTGGACGAGGAACTCGACCGGAGTCGCCTCGAGGAGGCCCAGGAACAGTGGGGCACCGAAGAAACCGCTTCCGGCGACGACGAGGAGGTCGTCGAGCGCGAGTTCACCGTCGAGGTCAACGGCAAGCGCTTCGAGGTCAACTTAGAGGAGCGCGGCGCGGCGACGCTGCCGACCGCGAGCGGCGGTGAGGGCAGTAGCGGCCGACCCGAGCCTGCCGGCGGCGACTCGGGCGGCTCCGAGGCCGCGATCGAAGGCGACGGCGAGCGGGTCGCCGCGGAGATGCAGGGGACGATCCTCTCCGTCGAGGTCGAGGAGGGCGAGGAGGTTGCGGCGGGCGACGTGCTCGTCGTCCTCGAGGCGATGAAGATGGAAAACGACATCGTCGCCTCCCGCGGCGGCACGGTGACCCAGATCGCCGTGAGCGAGGGCGAGAGCGTCGACATGGGCGATCCGCTGGTCGTCCTCGAGTAA